The following proteins are encoded in a genomic region of Candidatus Angelobacter sp.:
- a CDS encoding NUDIX domain-containing protein produces the protein MALPYKISTLLYCFNERGEVLLLERRKEPNRGLWSPCGGKLKMEIGESPYTCACREAAEEIGLVISPADLHLTGIVSEHGYEGRAHWLMFLFEVKKKLTQLPPPHDEGRFEFFPADALKRLQLPQTDREQIWPLFWKHRGGFFAAHCHCHPDGRNDWTLEETLDLQPSGDA, from the coding sequence ATGGCGTTGCCCTACAAAATCTCCACGCTGCTTTATTGTTTCAACGAGCGCGGTGAAGTCTTGTTGCTGGAGCGCCGCAAGGAACCGAATCGCGGGCTGTGGAGTCCGTGCGGCGGCAAATTGAAAATGGAGATCGGTGAATCGCCCTATACCTGCGCCTGCCGCGAGGCCGCCGAGGAAATCGGCCTGGTCATTTCGCCAGCGGATTTGCATTTGACCGGCATCGTCAGCGAACATGGTTATGAAGGCCGGGCGCACTGGCTGATGTTCCTGTTCGAGGTGAAAAAGAAGCTCACGCAGCTCCCGCCTCCGCACGACGAAGGACGTTTTGAATTCTTCCCCGCCGATGCGCTGAAGCGCTTGCAGTTGCCGCAGACCGACCGCGAGCAAATCTGGCCGTTGTTCTGGAAGCATCGCGGCGGTTTCTTCGCCGCTCATTGCCACTGCCATCCGGACGGCCGCAACGACTGGACGCTCGAAGAAACCCTCGACCTTCAACCCTCTGGAGATGCCTGA
- the tadA gene encoding tRNA adenosine(34) deaminase TadA — MPDDPIIDLQSDHYFMGEALRQAKRAYETGEVPVGAVIAREGRIIARAFNQVELLKDATAHAEMLALTQAEEVVGDWRLTDCTLYVTKEPCPMCAGAMVHVRLARVVYGVSDPKGGAAGSAVNLLQFPTLNHLCEITPGVREAECRSLLQGFFAEQRARTKLENGR; from the coding sequence ATGCCTGACGATCCGATCATTGATTTGCAGAGCGACCACTACTTCATGGGCGAAGCGTTGCGTCAGGCGAAGCGTGCTTACGAAACCGGGGAAGTGCCGGTGGGCGCAGTGATCGCGCGCGAGGGTCGCATCATCGCGCGGGCTTTCAATCAGGTGGAGTTGTTGAAGGACGCCACGGCGCACGCGGAGATGCTCGCCCTGACGCAGGCCGAGGAAGTGGTTGGCGACTGGCGGCTGACCGATTGCACGTTATACGTGACCAAGGAACCATGTCCCATGTGCGCCGGAGCCATGGTCCACGTGCGTCTGGCGCGCGTTGTTTATGGCGTAAGCGATCCCAAAGGCGGCGCCGCTGGCAGCGCGGTGAATCTTCTCCAGTTCCCAACGCTCAACCACCTTTGCGAAATCACGCCGGGCGTGCGCGAGGCTGAATGCCGCTCACTGCTTCAAGGCTTCTTCGCGGAACAGCGCGCACGGACGAAACTGGAAAACGGCAGGTGA
- a CDS encoding isoamylase early set domain-containing protein, with product MAKPVNFFCLAPEARAVSVVGDFNDWHPNVHPMRRQADGSWYLQIPLTHGHHHYAFLVDGAPVLDPRAMGMARNERNERVSVIAVS from the coding sequence ATGGCCAAACCCGTCAATTTCTTCTGCCTGGCGCCAGAGGCGCGGGCCGTTTCAGTCGTCGGGGATTTCAACGACTGGCATCCCAATGTGCATCCGATGCGGCGGCAGGCGGACGGGTCGTGGTATCTGCAAATCCCGCTCACCCACGGCCATCACCACTACGCGTTCCTCGTGGATGGCGCGCCGGTGCTCGACCCGCGAGCCATGGGCATGGCACGGAACGAAAGGAACGAGCGCGTTTCGGTGATCGCAGTCAGTTAA